One genomic window of Muntiacus reevesi chromosome 4, mMunRee1.1, whole genome shotgun sequence includes the following:
- the LOC136167160 gene encoding tubulin alpha-1A chain has protein sequence MRECISIHVGQAGVQIGNACWELYCLEHGIQPDGQMPSDKTIGGGDDSFNTFFSETGAGKHVPRAVFVDLEPTVIDEVRTGTYRQLFHPEQLITGKEDAANNYARGHYTIGKEIIDLVLDRIRKLADQCTGLQGFLVFHSFGGGTGSGFTSLLMERLSVDYGKKSKLEFSIYPAPQVSTAVVEPYNSILTTHTTLEHSDCAFMVDNEAIYDICRRNLDIERPTYTNLNRLIGQIVSSITASLRFDGALNVDLTEFQTNLVPYPRIHFPLATYAPVISAEKAYHEQLSVAEITNACFEPANQMVKCDPRHGKYMACCLLYRGDVVPKDVNAAIATIKTKRTIQFVDWCPTGFKVGINYQPPTVVPGGDLAKVQRAVCMLSNTTAIAEAWARLDHKFDLMYAKRAFVHWYVGEGMEEGEFSEAREDMAALEKDYEEVGVDSVEGEGEEEGEEY, from the exons ATG CGTGAGTGCATCTCCATCCATGTTGGCCAGGCTGGTGTCCAGATCGGCAATGCCTGCTGGGAGCTCTACTGTCTGGAACATGGCATCCAGCCTGATGGCCAGATGCCAAGTGACAAGACTATTGGGGGAGGAGACGACTCCTTCAACACCTTCTTCAGTGAGACAGGCGCTGGCAAGCATGTGCCCAGGGCAGTGTTTGTAGACCTGGAACCCACAGTCATTG acGAGGTTCGCACTGGCACCTACCGCCAGCTCTTCCACCCTGAGCAGCTCATCACAGGCAAAGAAGATGCTGCCAATAACTATGCCCGAGGTCACTACACCATTGGCAAGGAGATCATTGACCTCGTCTTGGACCGAATTCGGAAACTG GCTGACCAGTGCACGGGTCTTCAGGGCTTCCTGGTTTTCCACAGTTTTGGTGGGGGAACTGGTTCTGGGTTCACCTCCCTGCTGATGGAACGTCTCTCTGTCGATTATGGCAAGAAGTCCAAGCTGGAGTTCTCCATTTACCCAGCCCCCCAGGTTTCCACAGCTGTCGTTGAGCCCTACAACTCCATCCTCACCACCCACACCACCCTGGAGCACTCTGATTGTGCCTTCATGGTAGACAATGAGGCCATCTATGACATCTGTCGTAGAAACCTCGACATTGAGCGCCCAACATATACTAACCTGAATAGGTTGATAGGTCAAATTGTGTCCTCCATCACTGCTTCCCTGAGATTTGATGGAGCCCTGAATGTGGATCTGACAGAGTTCCAGACCAACCTGGTGCCCTATCCCCGAATCCACTTCCCTCTGGCCACATATGCCCCTGTCATCTCTGCTGAGAAAGCCTACCATGAACAGCTCTCTGTAGCAGAGATCACCAATGCTTGCTTTGAGCCAGCCAACCAGATGGTGAAATGTGACCCTCGCCATGGTAAATACATGGCCTGCTGCCTGTTGTACCGTGGTGACGTGGTTCCCAAAGATGTCAATGCTGCCATTGCCACCATCAAGACCAAGCGTACCATCCAGTTTGTGGACTGGTGCCCCACTGGCTTCAAGGTTGGCATTAATTACCAGCCTCCCACTGTGGTACCTGGTGGAGACCTGGCCAAAGTCCAGCGagctgtgtgcatgctgagtAACACCACAGCCATCGCTGAGGCCTGGGCTCGCCTGGACCACAAGTTTGACCTGATGTATGCCAAGCGTGCCTTTGTTCACTGGTATGTGGGTGAGGGCATGGAGGAAGGAGAGTTTTCTGAGGCCCGTGAGGACATGGCTGCCCTTGAGAAGGATTATGAGGAGGTTGGTGTGGATTCTgttgagggagagggagaggaagaaggagaggaatACTAA